CGCCGCCAGATTTAGAAACACGAATCGCAATTTTACGTAAAAAAGCAAAGGCTGAAGGACTTGATATACCAAATGAAGTCATGCTGTATATTGCAAATCAAATTGATTCAAACATTCGTGAACTAGAAGGTGCACTCATCCGAGTTGTAGCTTATTCATCTTTAATTAACAAAGATATTAATGCTGATTTAGCAGCTGAGGCACTTAAAGATATTATTCCAAATTCTAAACCAAAGATTATCTCCATTTATGATATTCAAAAAGCTGTCGGGGATGTTTATCAAGTAAAATTGGAAGATTTCAAGGCGAAAAAGCGTACAAAATCAGTTGCCTTTCCTCGCCAAATTGCTATGTATTTATCACGTGAACTGACAGACTCATCCTTACCTAAAATAGGTGAAGAATTCGGTGGACGTGATCATACAACTGTTATCCATGCTCATGAAAAAATTTCTAAGTTGCTTAAAACGGATACGCAATTACAAAAACAAGTTGAAGAAATTAACGATATTTTAAAGTAGTAGCTGAATAGTGTGAATAACTTCCCTTGTTTTACGCACAGTCTATCCACATGTAGATAGACTGTTTTTACATCGTTTAACAGGGTTATCCACATATCCACAAGCCCTATTACTATTACTACTATTTTTTATCTTTATTAATTAAATAAAATCTTATACTTACCGGAGGTTTTTCTTTATGCGTTTTACAATACAAAAAGACTATCTTGTAAGAAGTGTACAAGATGTAATGAAGGCTGTTTCTTCTCGTACAACAATTCCGATTCTTACAGGAATTAAAGTTGTCGCTACAGAGGAAGGCGTTACATTAACAGGAAGCGATGCTGATATTTCTATTGAATCTTTTATCCCAGTTGAAGAAGATGGAAAAGAAATTGTAGAAGTAACACAATCAGGAAGTATTGTTTTACAAGCAAAGTATTTTAGTGAAATTGTAAAAAAATTACCTAAAGAAACTGTAGAAATTTCTGTAGAAAATCATTGGATGACAAAAATAACTTCTGGAAAATCAGAGTTTAATTTAAATGGTTTAGATTCTGCGGAATATCCATTGTTACCACAAATAGAAGAACATCATGTTTTTAAAGTTCCAACGGATTTACTGAAACATATGATCAGACAAACTGTATTTGCAGTTTCTACTTCTGAAACAAGACCAATCTTGACAGGTGTAAACTGGAAGGTATATAACAGCGAACTAACTTGCATTGCTACAGATAGTCACAGGTTAGCTCTTCGAAAAGCAAAAATCGAAGGTATTGGAGATGAATTTCAGGCGAATGTTGTTATTCCAGGTAAAAGCTTAAATGAATTAAGCAAAATTCTAGATGAGTCTGAAGAAATGGTAGATATCGTTATTACCGAGTATCAAGTATTATTCCGTACAAAACATTTATTATTCTTCTCAAGATTGTTAGAAGGAAATTATCCTGATACAACTCGTTTAATTCCAGCAGAGAGTAAAACAGATATTTTTGTAAATACAAAAGAATTTTTACAAGCAATTGATCGTGCATCCCTTTTAGCGAGAGATGGTCGTAATAATGTTGTAAAATTATCAACTTTAGAACAAGAAATGCTAGAAATTTCCTCGAATTCACCGGAAATCGGAAAAGTAGTAGAAGAAGTTCAATGTGAAAAAGTAGATGGGGAAGAGTTAAAAATATCTTTTAGTGCAAAATATATGATGGATGCACTAAAAGCCTTAGATAGTACTGAAATTAAAATTAGCTTTACTGGAGCAATGAGACCGTTCTTAATTCGTACAGTAAATGATGAGTCCATTATTCAATTAATTTTACCAGTTCGTACTTACTAAGTAAGAAGTAAGGGTTGCTAGTTTTCAGGTGCTAGTAGCCCTTATTTGATTTTTGGGTATTACTTTCCTAATGTTAGTTTATTTAGTACAATGAAAGAATGAACACTTTCAGAAAGTGAGCGATTTTATGAAACGTATTAAAATTTCAACAGAGTATATTACACTAGGACAATTTTTAAAGTTAGCCGATGTAATTGATACAGGTGGCGCTGTAAAATGGTTTTTACAAGAATATGAAGTTTACGTAAATCAAGAACTTGAAAATAGAAGAGGTCGCAAATTGTATGCGAACGATATTATTGAAATACCGGGAAGCGGAAGTTTCCAAGTTCATGCATAAAGGGGGAGCCCTTTGTTTATTTCAGAAATACAATTAAAAAACTATCGCAATTATGAAAAGTTAGAGCTTTCCTTTGAAGATAAAGTGAATGTGATTATCGGTGAAAACGCACAAGGGAAAACGAATTTGATGGAAGCTATTTATGTTTTAGCGATGGCGAAATCTCATAGAACCTCTAATGATCGTGAGCTTATCCGTTGGGATGAAGATTTCGGTCAAATTAAAGGGAAATTACAAAAGAGAAATAGTTCTTTGTCTTTGGAATTAAATATCTCAAAAAAAGGTAAAAAGGCAAAGTTAAATCAACTTGAACAACAAAAATTGAGTCAATATATTGGCGTGATGAATGTTGTCATGTTTGCCCCAGAAGATTTAAATCTTGTAAAAGGAAGCCCTCAAGTAAGAAGACGCTTTTTAGATATGGAATTAGGCCAAATAGCTCCAGTCTATTTGTATGAATTGAGTCAATATCAAAAGGTGCTCACACAACGAAATCACTTGCTGAAAAAGATGCAAGGGAATAGTAAGAATGAGGAAACGATGTTGGATGTATTTACACTTCAACTTATTGAACATGGTACAAAAATATTGCAAAAGCGCTTTGAATTTTTGCATTTACTACAGGAATGGGCAGCTCCAATTCATCGTGGTATAAGCCGCGGGTTAGAAGAATTAGAAATTGTCTATAAACCAAGTGTAGATGTATCAGAATCAATGGATTTGTCGAAAATAAAAGAAGTATACTATGAAAGTTTTCAATCTGTGAAACAACGTGAAATTTTCCGTGGTACGACTTTAATTGGTCCTCATCGTGATGATTTACAATTCTTCGTTAATAGTAAAAATGTTCAAGTCTTTGGTTCGCAAGGACAACAACGAACGACCGCACTGTCCCTAAAATTAGCTGAAATTGAATTGATTTACTCAGAAGTTAAGGAATATCCGATCCTTCTATTGGATGATGTATTATCAGAATTAGATGATTATCGTCAATCGCATCTGTTAAATACAATTCAAGGAAAAGTGCAAACATTTGTGACAACGACGAGTGTCGACGGAATTGAACACGAAACATTAAAAGAAGCGAAAACAATTCATGTAACGAACGGCACGGTAGATTGTGAAATAGATAGGGCGTAATCCCTGTTTAAATGGAAAAGTAGGTGATCTTTGTGTCAATGGAACAAAAACAATTGGAAGAAAATTCGTATGATGAAAGTCAGATACAGGTACTTGAAGGACTAGAAGCAGTTCGAAAACGCCCTGGGATGTATATTGGATCGACAAGTGGAAAAGGACTCCACCATCTTGTGTGGGAAATTGTCGATAATAGTATTGATGAAGCACTTGCAGGGTATTGTGATGAAATTAACGTTAGTATCGAAGAAGATAATAGTATTCTTGTAACGGATAATGGACGTGGTATTCCAGTTGGTATACAAGAAAAAATGGGACGTCCTGCAGTAGAAGTTATCATGACTGTCCTTCACGCTGGAGGTAAATTTGGCGGTGGTGGTTATAAGGTTTCTGGTGGTTTGCATGGTGTTGGTGCATCTGTTGTAAATGCCTTATCAACAGAACTAGAAGTATTTGTACATCGTGATGGGAAAATCCATTACCAAAAGTATGAAAGAGGTATTCCAGTTGCAGATTTAAAAGTCATCGGTGATACAGATAAAACTGGAACAATAACTCGCTTTAAGCCGGACCCAGAGATTTTTAAAGAGACGACAGAATATGAATTTGATACGTTAGCGACTCGTATGCGTGAGCTGGCATTTTTAAATCGTAATATTAAATTAACAATTGAAGATAAGCGTGAGCATAAGCAAAAGAAAGAGTTTCACTATGAAGGTGGAATTAAATCATATGTTGAACATTTAAATCGTTCAAAACAACCAATTCATGAAGAACCTGTATATGTAGAAGGTTCAAAAGATGGTATTCAGGTTGAAGTTGCGCTTCAATATAACGAAGGATATACAAATCATATTTACTCATTTACAAATAATATTCATACGTATGAAGGTGGCACACATGAGGTAGGATTTAAAACTGCCCTAACACGTGTGATCAACGATTATGGTCGTAAAAATAATATTTTAAAAGATGCGGATAGTAATTTAACTGGTGAAGATGTTCGTGAAGGTTTAACAGCAATTGTGTCAATTAAACATCCAAATCCACAATTCGAAGGACAAACGAAGACGAAACTTGGAAATAGTGAAGCAAGAACAATTACAGAGTCAGTATTCTCAGAGGCATTTGAAAAGTTCTTACTAGAAAATCCCAATGTTGCACGTAAAATTATAGATAAAGGTACGATGGCAGCGCGTGCGCGTGTAGCAGCTAAAAAGGCTCGTGAGTTAACTCGCCGAAAGAGTGCTTTAGAAGTTTCAAGTTTACCAGGGAAATTGGCAGACTGTTCTTCTAAAGATCCAGCAATTAGTGAAATTTATATCGTAGAGGGTGACTCTGCGGGCGGATCTGCAAAACAGGGGCGCGATCGTCATTTCCAAGCGATTTTACCGCTGAAGGGTAAAATTATTAATGTTGAAAAGGCACGCTTAGATAAGATTTTATCAAATGATGAAGTTCGTACAATTATTACGGCGATCGGTACAAATATCGGTGGAGACTTCGATATCGAAAAAGCACGCTATCATAAAGTTATTATTATGACCGATGCCGATGTTGATGGTGCACATATTCGTACCCTATTATTAACGTTCTTCTATCGTTATATGCGTCAAATAATTGAGTGTGGTTATATATATATCGCACAGCCACCTTTGTTTAAAGTACAACAAGGTAAGAAAATTCAATATGCTTATAACGATAAAGAACTTGAAAAAATCTTAGCGGAATTACCAGCACAACCTAAGCCAGGGATTCAGCGTTATAAAGGTCTAGGGGAAATGAATCCAACTCAGTTATGGGAGACGACAATGGACCCAGAAGTACGTTCATTACTTCAAGTTTCTCTTCAAGATGCAATTGAA
This Bacillus paramycoides DNA region includes the following protein-coding sequences:
- the dnaN gene encoding DNA polymerase III subunit beta gives rise to the protein MRFTIQKDYLVRSVQDVMKAVSSRTTIPILTGIKVVATEEGVTLTGSDADISIESFIPVEEDGKEIVEVTQSGSIVLQAKYFSEIVKKLPKETVEISVENHWMTKITSGKSEFNLNGLDSAEYPLLPQIEEHHVFKVPTDLLKHMIRQTVFAVSTSETRPILTGVNWKVYNSELTCIATDSHRLALRKAKIEGIGDEFQANVVIPGKSLNELSKILDESEEMVDIVITEYQVLFRTKHLLFFSRLLEGNYPDTTRLIPAESKTDIFVNTKEFLQAIDRASLLARDGRNNVVKLSTLEQEMLEISSNSPEIGKVVEEVQCEKVDGEELKISFSAKYMMDALKALDSTEIKISFTGAMRPFLIRTVNDESIIQLILPVRTY
- the yaaA gene encoding S4 domain-containing protein YaaA, translating into MKRIKISTEYITLGQFLKLADVIDTGGAVKWFLQEYEVYVNQELENRRGRKLYANDIIEIPGSGSFQVHA
- the recF gene encoding DNA replication/repair protein RecF (All proteins in this family for which functions are known are DNA-binding proteins that assist the filamentation of RecA onto DNA for the initiation of recombination or recombinational repair.) — protein: MFISEIQLKNYRNYEKLELSFEDKVNVIIGENAQGKTNLMEAIYVLAMAKSHRTSNDRELIRWDEDFGQIKGKLQKRNSSLSLELNISKKGKKAKLNQLEQQKLSQYIGVMNVVMFAPEDLNLVKGSPQVRRRFLDMELGQIAPVYLYELSQYQKVLTQRNHLLKKMQGNSKNEETMLDVFTLQLIEHGTKILQKRFEFLHLLQEWAAPIHRGISRGLEELEIVYKPSVDVSESMDLSKIKEVYYESFQSVKQREIFRGTTLIGPHRDDLQFFVNSKNVQVFGSQGQQRTTALSLKLAEIELIYSEVKEYPILLLDDVLSELDDYRQSHLLNTIQGKVQTFVTTTSVDGIEHETLKEAKTIHVTNGTVDCEIDRA
- the gyrB gene encoding DNA topoisomerase (ATP-hydrolyzing) subunit B, which codes for MEQKQLEENSYDESQIQVLEGLEAVRKRPGMYIGSTSGKGLHHLVWEIVDNSIDEALAGYCDEINVSIEEDNSILVTDNGRGIPVGIQEKMGRPAVEVIMTVLHAGGKFGGGGYKVSGGLHGVGASVVNALSTELEVFVHRDGKIHYQKYERGIPVADLKVIGDTDKTGTITRFKPDPEIFKETTEYEFDTLATRMRELAFLNRNIKLTIEDKREHKQKKEFHYEGGIKSYVEHLNRSKQPIHEEPVYVEGSKDGIQVEVALQYNEGYTNHIYSFTNNIHTYEGGTHEVGFKTALTRVINDYGRKNNILKDADSNLTGEDVREGLTAIVSIKHPNPQFEGQTKTKLGNSEARTITESVFSEAFEKFLLENPNVARKIIDKGTMAARARVAAKKARELTRRKSALEVSSLPGKLADCSSKDPAISEIYIVEGDSAGGSAKQGRDRHFQAILPLKGKIINVEKARLDKILSNDEVRTIITAIGTNIGGDFDIEKARYHKVIIMTDADVDGAHIRTLLLTFFYRYMRQIIECGYIYIAQPPLFKVQQGKKIQYAYNDKELEKILAELPAQPKPGIQRYKGLGEMNPTQLWETTMDPEVRSLLQVSLQDAIEADETFEILMGDKVEPRRNFIQENAKYVKNLDI